GAACTGCAATGCGAACTATTTCAACGTCGCCTACCAGAACGACAATTTCCATGAGGCGATGGGCCAATACGCCAACAAGGATTACAAGAACGCCTTCATCCTCGCCCCCAACTACCCGGCCGGCAAGGACGCGCTGACCGGCTTCAAGCGCTATTACAAGGGCGCGCTTGCCGGCGAGATCTACACGCAGGTCGGGCAGACGGACTACGCCGCCGAAATCGCCCAGATCCGCGCCTCGGGTGCCGACACCGTCTACTTCTTCCTGCCCGGCGGCATGGGCATCGCCTTCATGAAGCAATATGCCCAGTCGGGCGTGAACATCCCCGTCATGGGCCCGGGCTTCTCCTTTAGCCAGGACGTCCTGCCGGCGATCGGCGACGCGGCGCTTGGCGTCAAGAACTCGGCGACCTGGTCGAAGGACCTCGACAACGAGGCCAACAAGAAGTTCGTCGAAGCCTTCAAGGCCGAGTACAAGCGCCTGCCCTCGATCTACGCGGCGCAGAGCTGGGATACCGCAAACCTGATCCTCGCCGCGCTGTCCAAGGCAAGCGTCAAAGACAAGGACGCCTTCCGCGCGGCACTTAAGGCAGCAGACTTCCAGTCGGTGCGCGGCAAATTCGTCTTCAACAACAACAACCACCCGATCCAGAACATCTACGTCCGCGAGGTGGTGAAGGAAGCCGACGGCGTGCTCACCAACAAGATTATCGCCACCGCCTTCGAAGACCACAAGGACGCCTACGCCGAGAAGTGCAGCATGTAGTGCCCTGCACCTGTCGTTTGCCCGGGTGCGCGGCCTTGATGCCGCCATCCGGTCGAAGATCCATGTCCTCCTGACATCAAGCTTGGACCGGTCTCTTGTTCACCGCACTTCTGATCGAACAACTGCTCAACGGGCTCCAGCTCGGTGTGATGCTGTTTCTGATGGCCGCCGGCCTGACCCTGATTTTCGGGGTCATGGGCCTCATCAACCTGGCGCACGGCTCACTGTATATGATCGGCGCGTTTGCCTGCGCCACGGTCGCAGCCGCCACCGGCTCCTTCTGGATCGGCCTCATCGCCAGCCTTGCAGCTGCAGCTGGTGTCGGCGCGATCATCGAGGTTGCCGTCATCCGCAGGCTCTACGACCGCGATCATCTCGATCAGGTCCTTGCGACCTTCGCGCTGATTCTGATCCTGTCGGAAGGCGCCCGCTGGCTCTTCGGCTCCTTCCCGCTCTATCTCGACATTCCGCCCTTGCTCCAGGGTGCCGTACCGCTGCCGGGCGGCGGCCAGTACCAGCTCTACCGCCTGGCGATCATCGGCGTCGGCATTGCCGTTGCGATCGGCCTCTATCTGTTGATCTCCAGAACCCGGCTCGGCATGCGCATCCGGGCGGGCGAGTCCGATCGAGAGATGATCGGAGCGCTCGGTGTCGACATCGGCACGCTCTATACGGTCGTCTTCGCACTCGGTGCAGCGCTTGCCGGGCTTGCCGGCGCGTTGGTGGGCGCATTGCAATCGGTGCAGGTCGGCATGGGCGAACCGGTCCTCATCCTCGCCTTCGTCGTCATCGTCATTGGCGGTATCGGCTCGATCAAGGGGGCACTGGTCGGCGCTGTCATCGTCGGTGTCGTCGACACGATGGGCCGTTTCCTGCTCCCATCGCTTCTGGCACTCACCATGCCCGCATCGCAGGCGACCACGATCGGGGCGGCGCTCGCCTCGATGCTGATCTACGTCGTCATGGCCCTTATCCTCGCCTTCAGGCCGAGTGGCCTGTTTTCGGCACAGTCGTGAGGCCAAGATGACCCGCGAAACCACAATCAACCTGCTGCTCGCCCTGCTGCTTCTCGGTGCGCCGATACTGGCTGCAAGCTTGGGCGAACCCTTCTATGTGACGCTCGCAACCCGCATCGTCGTGCTGGCGCTTGCCGCCGTCGGCCTCAATATGGCGCTCGGGCTTGGTGGGCTGCTCTCTTTCGGGCATGCGGCCTTTTTCGGCCTCGGCGGTTATGTCGCCGGCATCCTCGCCACGCACGCCTTCAATGCCGAGCCGCTCTTTGCCGGCATTCCGGCGACGACATCCATGCCGCTGATCTGGGTCGTCGCCGTCGCAGTCGCCGGGCTCATCGCGTTGCCGATCGGTGCGATCAGCCTGCGCACCTCAGGCGTCTATTTCATCATGATCACGCTCGCCTTCGCGCAGATGATCTACTACTTCGCGATCTCCTGGCCGGCCTATGGCGGCGAGGACGGCCTGTCGCTGTCGATGCGCAACGCCTTTCCCGGCGTCAACACGGCCAAGCCCCTGCCCTATTTCCTGATCTGCTACGCGGCACTGATGGCGGCGCTGCTTCTGTTTCGCGTGGTCGAGGGTTCACGCTTCGGCAGCGCCCTGCAGGCGGCGAGACAGAACGGTACCCGCCTTGCCGCAGTCGGCATCGCACCTTTCAACATCCGCCTCGTCGCCTTCGCCGTCTCGGCGATGATCACCGGGTTTGCCGGCGCGCTCTATGCCGACCTCAATCGCTTCGTCGGTCCCTCTATGCTCTCCTGGCACATGTCGGGTGAACTGATCGTGCTGATCATCCTCGGCGGCAAAGGCCGACTGTTCGGCCCGGTTGCCGGCGCGATGATCTTCGTCTTCTTCGAATATGTGCTCGGCGGCATCACCGAGCGCTGGCAGTTCTTCCTCGGCCTCATCCTGCTCGGCATCGTGCTGTTTGCCCGCGGCGGTCTGCTGGGTCTCCTCTCCGGAAAGCCGCGCCATGTCTGAGCCCGTTCTCGAAATCCGCGACCTCAGAAAATCCTTCGGCGCCCTTAAAGCGACTGATGGCGTCAGCCTCGAGCTTCACCCGGGGCAGATCCATGCGCTGATCGGCCCGAACGGCGCCGGCAAGAGCACGCTGATCCACCAGATCGCCGGATCGCTCAGGGCCGACAGCGGCACGATCCGTTTTCTCGGCCAGGATATCGGCGGCCTCGATATGGCCGCCCGCGCAAGGCTCGGCCTTGCCCGTAGCTTCCAGATCTCCTCGCTGGCGCAGGAATTCTCGGCTCTTCGCAACGTCATGCTGGCGGTGCAGGCGCGCCACGGCAGCAGCTTCCACTTCTTTCGCCAGGTCAGCAACGACAAGGAACTGACCGAACCGGCGATGGCGATGCTGGAGCGCGTCGATCTTGCTGCGCGTGCCCACGTGCCGGCGGCCGAACTCTCGCACGGCGAACGCCGGCAACTCGAAATCGCCATCGCGCTGGCGCTGTCGCCGAAAGTCTTTCTGTTCGACGAGCCCATGGCCGGCATGGGACCGGAGGGCTCCAAGCGGCTGACTTCGTTCCTTGATGGGCTGCGTCACGAAGCGCCAATGCTCTTGGTGGAGCACGACATGGATGCGGTCTTTGCGCTGGCGGATCGCATCTCCGTGCTGGTCTACGGCCGCATCATCGCGTCAGGCACAGTCGATGAAATCCGCAGCGATCCGGATGTGCGCCGGGCCTATCTGGGAGAAGCCGCGTGAGCCTGCTCGAACTCAAAGGTCTCGAAACCTTCTACGGCGCATCCCAAGCGCTCTTCGGCGTCACCCTAGATGTGCGCGAGGGCGAGGTCGTCGCGCTCATGGGCCGCAACGGCATGGGCAAGACGACGACGATCAACTCGATCCTCGGGCTCGTGCGCCCGCGTTCAGGCGCCATCTCCTTTGCCGGCAAGACCATCTCCGGCCTGCGCCCGCACCGGATTGCAAGGCTCGGCCTCGGTCTCGTTCCTGAAGGACGGCGCTGCTTTCCCAATCTCACCGTCATGGAGAACCTCGTCGCCACGGCTCGCGGAAACGAATGGACCTTCGAGAAAGTGACCGCGCTCTTCCCTCGCCTCGGCGAGCGGCGCGATCAGTATGCCAACACGCTTTCGGGCGGGGAGCAGCAGATGCTTGCGATCGGCCGGGCCTTGATGACCAATCCCAGCCTGCTCATTCTCGACGAGGCAACGGAAGGGCTGGCGCCGGTCATTCGCCAGGATATCTGGTCGGCGATCCGCACTCTGAAGGCGGCAGGGCAGTCGATCCTCGTCGTCGACAAGACGCTTTCGGAACTCCTGCCCGTTGCCGACCGCTGCTTCGTCTTGGAAAAGGGCGCGACCGTGTTCGAGGGAGCGCCGCTTGCGCTGACGCCAGAACTCCAGGATCGCTATCTCGGCGTTTGATCGGTCGCTCAGGCCGAGGGAATGCCACCGCCGAGCACTGTGGAATAGGCAGCCGCGTCGATGTTTCCGCCCGAGACCACGCAGACGATGTTTCCCTTGAGATCCGGCCGCGCGATTGCGGCGGCAAGCGAGGCAGCACCCGCGCCTTCGGCAACGATCTTCGCCTTCTTGAAGAGAATCCGCATCGCTTCGGTCACCTGCCCCGGGCTGACCGCAATCGCCCCATCGATCAGGTCACCGACCACCGGCCAGATCTGAGGCACCAGCGACGGCGCGCCGATGCTCTTGATAAAGGAGGGGCGGGTTTCGATCGTCACGATTTGGCCAGCGACCAGGGCCGCCGAAACAGGGGCGGCGCTGTCATCTTCAACCGCAAAGACACGGCAGCGGTCGGAAGCGGCCTTGATAGCGCTGGCCACCCCGGTGGTCATGCTGCCACCGCCATACGGGGTAAGCACGACGTCGACATCGGGCAGATCCTCGATGATCTCCACACCGATGGAGCCGTTCCCGGCCAGCACCGCCTGATCGGTCACCGGATTGATCAGCAGTTCCAGCGCATCCGGATGATCGGCGCCAGTGATGTAGTCCCACCAGGTCTCGGCACTGACGAACCGTACTTCTCCGCCGAGCGCACGCACACCGTCGATCTTGGTCTGGGGTGCGCCGCGATACATGTAGGCAACCATCGGCACACCGATGAGGCGTGCCGCCCAGGCCATGCCATAGGCCATATTGCCGGAACTGGTGACTGCGACGCCGCTTTCGAGTTCGGCCGGATCGCGCGACAACACAGCGTTCAAGGCGGGACGGAGCTTGAACGCGCCAATTGGCGACAGCGTCTCCAGTTTCAGGAATATCTGACGGTCCGGAAACCCAAGATCGAGCCTGACGAGCGGTGTGCGCGCGAAATGCGGCGCGATGCGTTTACGGGCATCGGCGATTTCCTCCGGGGTCGGGCGGTGTGGCGCGATCATTGCTTAAATCCCCCGTTAGCCGTCCTCTCGCCTCCAGGCACAATGGCTCTGAACGAATCCGCTGCGGGGCGGCAGCCTCGGTATGTGTCTGAACAAGAGGCAACGGGCGAAATACCGCCCGCTGCTCTTTGGTGCCATCAATCAGGTTACGGCCGCACGGACCGCGAAGCGCGCATCCTGCCATGCACCGGTCTTGAGGATGTCCTCCAGGATTTCGACGGCCTGCCAGACGTCGGCGTAGCTCACATAGAGCGGCGTGAAGCCGAAGCGCATCGTCGTCGGCGCGCGGAAATCACCGATAACGCCACGGGCAATCAGCGCCTGCATGATTTCGTAAGCGTGCGGGTGTTTGAACGATACCTGGCTTCCGCGCTTGGTTCCGTCGCGCGGGCTTTCGAGCGCCAGACCGTGGGCACCGCATTTCGCCTCAACGAGCGCGATGAAGAGATCCGTGAGCTGGATGCTCTTTTCGCGCAGCGCTTTCATGTCGACCTCGTCCCAGACGTCGAGCGCGCCCTTTAGCGCCCGCAGCGACAGGATCGGCTGTGTTCCGCAGAGGAAACGGCGGATGCCCTCGCCGGCAGCATAGTGCTTCTCGAAGGCGAAGGGACGGGCGTGTCCCCACCAGCCGGTGAGCGGCTGGCGGATATCGCCGTGGTGACGGGTGGCTGCATAGATGAAGGCGGGGGCTCCGGGGCCACCGTTCAGGTACTTGTAGGTGCAGCCGACCGCGAAATCGACATTGGCGCCGTCAAGATCGACTGGCAACGCGCCGGCCGTATGGCAGAGGTCCCAGATGACCAGTGCGCCATGTTCGTGCGCCTTGCGGGTCAGGGCCGCCATATCGCGCAGCTCGCCGGACTTGTAGTTGACGTGGTTGACCAGAACGACGGCGACGCTGCCATCGATCAGATCCTCGATCTCGGGCGCATCGACCCCTTCGAGCCTGAGCGAGGCGCCCGGACGCGTCGAGACCACGCCTTCGGCCATGTAGAGATCGGTCGGAAAACTGCCGCCTTCGCTGACGATCACCGACCGATCGCGCCGCAAGGCCATGGCCGCATGGAGGGCCTTGTAGATGTTGATCGACGTGGTGTCGCAGACGACGGTCTGGCCGGCGGCCGCCCCGATCAGCCGCCCGACCCGGTCGCCGAGCGTCAGCGGCATCTCGAACCAGCCGGCCGTATTCCAGCTGCGGATGAGGTCCTGCCCCCATTCCTCGGTGGCGGCCTTGCGAAGCTCGTCGAAGGCGGCGGTCGAGGCAACGCCGAGCGAGTTGCCGTCGAGATAGATGAGACCCGGCGGCAGGATGAAACGCTCGCGCATCGGGCTGAGCACATCGGCCACATCCATGGCCTTTATCGCGGCAAGATCAGGAACTGCATTCATGAAGGTGGTCCTCATTTATTCGCGAACGGTTTCGCGGGCGGGCGCAGGGCCGCGGCTTCGCTTGAGGCTCGGAAGAGCCAGCATGGCCAGAACGAAGAGGCCGGTCGCAAGTTTCAGGTCCGGCGGTGGCATGCCGGCGGCCAGGCAGAAGGAGACGAGCTGGTAGTAGACGATCGCACCTACGAACGGCGCAGCGAGCTGGCGCGCCACGCTCTGCTTGCCAACGATCGCCTCGCCGATCATCAGCGCCGCAAGGCCGTTGATCAGGATGCCGAGGCCCATGTTGACGTCAGCAAAGCCCTGTGACTGCACCATCAGCGCGCCGCCTGCCGCCGAAAACGCACCCGCAAGCCCGACGCCACCGATCGTCGCCATCCAGACATTGATCCCTTGAGCTTCAGCCATATCGGGATTGGCGCCGACGGCGCGAACGGCCGTGCCTTTTTCCGTGCGGAAGAAGTGGTAGAGCAGGACGAAGACGATGAGTGCGATCAGGCCCGCGACGACGATCTTGCTTGCGGGGAAGCCCGGCTGCAGCCCCGGCGCCCAGTCGAACACCGTTGGCGCACCGAAGACCGAGAGGTTCGAGCGCCCCATGATCCGGAGGTTGATCGAATAAAGCATCGTCATCATCAGGATGCCGGCGAGCAGCGTGTGGATCCGGAACCGCAGATGGATGAAGGCCGTGCAGCAGCCGGCAACGAATCCGGCGAGAAGTGCGATGGCGATCGCGGCGAGCGGCGACATGCCCGCCGCCATCAGCACGCCGCAGACGCAGCCGCCGAGCGGAAACGCACCCTCGCTGGTCAGATCCGGGAAGCTCAACATGCGGAACGGGATCATGATCCCGAGCACGACGAAGGCGAGGATCAGGCTCTGCGCGAGCGTGACGGGAACGAGCGAGACGAAGCTCGCGAAGGTATTTTGAAGAATATCCATGATCGTCAGCTCGCCAGGAACATGCGGTCGGTTTTGACGGAGAAGTGGCCGATCAGATCCGGCACGGTCGTCTGCGCCTTTTCCTTGCCGTCGATTTCGAGACGGACGCGCCCGGCGTCGAGCATGATGACCTTGTGACCGAAATCCACCGCGTGCTGCATGTTGTGCGTCACCATCAGCGTTGTCAGCTTCAGGGCTTCGACCGCGCGGATCGTCGCCTGCATGACGATATCGGCGGTGCGCGGATCAAGCGCTGCGGTGTGTTCGTCGAGCAGCAGCAGTTCCGGCTCGCCGCCGACCGCCATGATCAAGGACAGCGATTGCCGCTGGCCGCCGGAAAGCAGCTCCACCCGTGTGTCGAGGCGGTTTTCAAGGCCGAGCCCGAGCAGCGACAGGCGTTCCCTGTA
This is a stretch of genomic DNA from Ensifer adhaerens. It encodes these proteins:
- a CDS encoding ABC transporter ATP-binding protein, producing the protein MSEPVLEIRDLRKSFGALKATDGVSLELHPGQIHALIGPNGAGKSTLIHQIAGSLRADSGTIRFLGQDIGGLDMAARARLGLARSFQISSLAQEFSALRNVMLAVQARHGSSFHFFRQVSNDKELTEPAMAMLERVDLAARAHVPAAELSHGERRQLEIAIALALSPKVFLFDEPMAGMGPEGSKRLTSFLDGLRHEAPMLLVEHDMDAVFALADRISVLVYGRIIASGTVDEIRSDPDVRRAYLGEAA
- a CDS encoding ABC transporter permease; the protein is MDILQNTFASFVSLVPVTLAQSLILAFVVLGIMIPFRMLSFPDLTSEGAFPLGGCVCGVLMAAGMSPLAAIAIALLAGFVAGCCTAFIHLRFRIHTLLAGILMMTMLYSINLRIMGRSNLSVFGAPTVFDWAPGLQPGFPASKIVVAGLIALIVFVLLYHFFRTEKGTAVRAVGANPDMAEAQGINVWMATIGGVGLAGAFSAAGGALMVQSQGFADVNMGLGILINGLAALMIGEAIVGKQSVARQLAAPFVGAIVYYQLVSFCLAAGMPPPDLKLATGLFVLAMLALPSLKRSRGPAPARETVRE
- a CDS encoding ABC transporter ATP-binding protein — its product is MSLLELKGLETFYGASQALFGVTLDVREGEVVALMGRNGMGKTTTINSILGLVRPRSGAISFAGKTISGLRPHRIARLGLGLVPEGRRCFPNLTVMENLVATARGNEWTFEKVTALFPRLGERRDQYANTLSGGEQQMLAIGRALMTNPSLLILDEATEGLAPVIRQDIWSAIRTLKAAGQSILVVDKTLSELLPVADRCFVLEKGATVFEGAPLALTPELQDRYLGV
- a CDS encoding branched-chain amino acid ABC transporter permease produces the protein MFTALLIEQLLNGLQLGVMLFLMAAGLTLIFGVMGLINLAHGSLYMIGAFACATVAAATGSFWIGLIASLAAAAGVGAIIEVAVIRRLYDRDHLDQVLATFALILILSEGARWLFGSFPLYLDIPPLLQGAVPLPGGGQYQLYRLAIIGVGIAVAIGLYLLISRTRLGMRIRAGESDREMIGALGVDIGTLYTVVFALGAALAGLAGALVGALQSVQVGMGEPVLILAFVVIVIGGIGSIKGALVGAVIVGVVDTMGRFLLPSLLALTMPASQATTIGAALASMLIYVVMALILAFRPSGLFSAQS
- a CDS encoding branched-chain amino acid ABC transporter permease — protein: MTRETTINLLLALLLLGAPILAASLGEPFYVTLATRIVVLALAAVGLNMALGLGGLLSFGHAAFFGLGGYVAGILATHAFNAEPLFAGIPATTSMPLIWVVAVAVAGLIALPIGAISLRTSGVYFIMITLAFAQMIYYFAISWPAYGGEDGLSLSMRNAFPGVNTAKPLPYFLICYAALMAALLLFRVVEGSRFGSALQAARQNGTRLAAVGIAPFNIRLVAFAVSAMITGFAGALYADLNRFVGPSMLSWHMSGELIVLIILGGKGRLFGPVAGAMIFVFFEYVLGGITERWQFFLGLILLGIVLFARGGLLGLLSGKPRHV
- the kynU gene encoding kynureninase; translated protein: MNAVPDLAAIKAMDVADVLSPMRERFILPPGLIYLDGNSLGVASTAAFDELRKAATEEWGQDLIRSWNTAGWFEMPLTLGDRVGRLIGAAAGQTVVCDTTSINIYKALHAAMALRRDRSVIVSEGGSFPTDLYMAEGVVSTRPGASLRLEGVDAPEIEDLIDGSVAVVLVNHVNYKSGELRDMAALTRKAHEHGALVIWDLCHTAGALPVDLDGANVDFAVGCTYKYLNGGPGAPAFIYAATRHHGDIRQPLTGWWGHARPFAFEKHYAAGEGIRRFLCGTQPILSLRALKGALDVWDEVDMKALREKSIQLTDLFIALVEAKCGAHGLALESPRDGTKRGSQVSFKHPHAYEIMQALIARGVIGDFRAPTTMRFGFTPLYVSYADVWQAVEILEDILKTGAWQDARFAVRAAVT
- a CDS encoding ABC transporter ATP-binding protein, which codes for MLEIRSARKVFYKGQADEKVALDGLNLSLATGEFGVVIGSNGAGKSSMLNAISGALVLDSGQIVINGDDVTATPVHKRAMRLARVFQDPMRGTAASMTVAENMLLAELRSNKRTLRRGLNATRLATYRERLSLLGLGLENRLDTRVELLSGGQRQSLSLIMAVGGEPELLLLDEHTAALDPRTADIVMQATIRAVEALKLTTLMVTHNMQHAVDFGHKVIMLDAGRVRLEIDGKEKAQTTVPDLIGHFSVKTDRMFLAS
- a CDS encoding threonine ammonia-lyase, encoding MIAPHRPTPEEIADARKRIAPHFARTPLVRLDLGFPDRQIFLKLETLSPIGAFKLRPALNAVLSRDPAELESGVAVTSSGNMAYGMAWAARLIGVPMVAYMYRGAPQTKIDGVRALGGEVRFVSAETWWDYITGADHPDALELLINPVTDQAVLAGNGSIGVEIIEDLPDVDVVLTPYGGGSMTTGVASAIKAASDRCRVFAVEDDSAAPVSAALVAGQIVTIETRPSFIKSIGAPSLVPQIWPVVGDLIDGAIAVSPGQVTEAMRILFKKAKIVAEGAGAASLAAAIARPDLKGNIVCVVSGGNIDAAAYSTVLGGGIPSA
- a CDS encoding ABC transporter substrate-binding protein, which encodes MNRILAPGLLGLSLATSSLAHAEPVKIGVITTLSGGGAGLGIDMRDAFTLAIKQSGNKDVELVIEDDAQKPELAVQIAEKMIQGDKVDLMTGIIWSNLAMAVVPNTVAQDVIYLSPNAGPSALAGANCNANYFNVAYQNDNFHEAMGQYANKDYKNAFILAPNYPAGKDALTGFKRYYKGALAGEIYTQVGQTDYAAEIAQIRASGADTVYFFLPGGMGIAFMKQYAQSGVNIPVMGPGFSFSQDVLPAIGDAALGVKNSATWSKDLDNEANKKFVEAFKAEYKRLPSIYAAQSWDTANLILAALSKASVKDKDAFRAALKAADFQSVRGKFVFNNNNHPIQNIYVREVVKEADGVLTNKIIATAFEDHKDAYAEKCSM